One Notolabrus celidotus isolate fNotCel1 chromosome 16, fNotCel1.pri, whole genome shotgun sequence DNA window includes the following coding sequences:
- the limd1b gene encoding LIM domain-containing protein 1 isoform X2, producing the protein MYCCSSGFCAAAPNKKLSGKPFYTVSGRIYCEEDFLYSGVHPSQEVCHSCGHFITDMVLQALGKSYHPSCFCCVVCRRSLEGQPFSVDADSRVYCVSDFHKVRAPVCAACRKPILPTEGSTECIRVVSSNRSFHVECYSGEVDLI; encoded by the exons ATGTATTGTTGCAGCAGTGGATTTTGTGCTGCAGCTCCAA ATAAAAAACTCAGTGGCAAACCATTTTATACAGTGTCAGGAAGAATCTACTGTGAGGAGGATTTTTTG TACTCTGGAGTTCATCCATCCCAAGAGGTGTGTCACAGCTGTGGGCATTTCATCACAGACATG GTGCTGCAGGCTCTTGGGAAGTCCTACCACCCGTCCTGCTTCTGCTGTGTTGTCTGCAGACGGAGCCTTGAGGGTCAGCCCTTCTCTGTTGACGCAGACAGCAGAGTCTACTGTGTCAGTGACTTCCACAA GGTCAGAGCTCCTGTGTGTGCAGCCTGCAGAAAGCCCATTCTGCCAACTGAG GGGTCCACAGAGTGTATTCGAGTGGTATCAAGTAACAGAAGTTTTCATGTGGAGTGCTACAGCGGTGAGGTGGACCTCATCTGA
- the limd1b gene encoding LIM domain-containing protein 1 isoform X1, which yields MDPTYSATQYFGSCAGCSKAVCGEDRPCRAMGHLFHNVCFTCSVCYKKLSGKPFYTVSGRIYCEEDFLYSGVHPSQEVCHSCGHFITDMVLQALGKSYHPSCFCCVVCRRSLEGQPFSVDADSRVYCVSDFHKVRAPVCAACRKPILPTEGSTECIRVVSSNRSFHVECYSGEVDLI from the exons ATGGACCCGACTTATAGTGCCACTCAGTACTTTG GAAGCTGTGCTGGATGCAGTAAAGCAGTGTGTGGTGAAGACAGACCATGCAGGGCGATGGGGCATTTATTCCACAATGTTTGTTTCACCTGCAGTGTTTGCT ATAAAAAACTCAGTGGCAAACCATTTTATACAGTGTCAGGAAGAATCTACTGTGAGGAGGATTTTTTG TACTCTGGAGTTCATCCATCCCAAGAGGTGTGTCACAGCTGTGGGCATTTCATCACAGACATG GTGCTGCAGGCTCTTGGGAAGTCCTACCACCCGTCCTGCTTCTGCTGTGTTGTCTGCAGACGGAGCCTTGAGGGTCAGCCCTTCTCTGTTGACGCAGACAGCAGAGTCTACTGTGTCAGTGACTTCCACAA GGTCAGAGCTCCTGTGTGTGCAGCCTGCAGAAAGCCCATTCTGCCAACTGAG GGGTCCACAGAGTGTATTCGAGTGGTATCAAGTAACAGAAGTTTTCATGTGGAGTGCTACAGCGGTGAGGTGGACCTCATCTGA